A single window of Methanothermobacter marburgensis str. Marburg DNA harbors:
- a CDS encoding adenylate kinase family protein, translating to MRPICITGTPGVGKSTVAEILRDSGFRVLSVGELALEEGFILGRNPDRGYLEVDIESLCSHVKGLEGDGAILEGHLSHLCSCCSMVIVLRLHPKILEGRLKARGYPEEKIAENLEAEALDVCLVEAVEIHGDRVHEVDTTGRSAREVAEIIMDIISGSRVCPPGGVDFSGWLLG from the coding sequence ATGAGGCCCATCTGCATAACAGGCACCCCCGGTGTTGGTAAGAGTACCGTGGCTGAAATTCTCAGGGATTCCGGTTTCAGAGTCCTTTCTGTGGGTGAACTTGCGCTGGAGGAGGGTTTCATCCTTGGAAGGAACCCTGACCGTGGTTACCTTGAGGTGGACATTGAATCCCTCTGCAGCCACGTTAAGGGCCTTGAGGGTGACGGTGCCATACTCGAGGGTCACCTCTCCCACCTCTGCAGCTGCTGCAGTATGGTGATAGTGCTGAGGCTCCACCCCAAAATCCTTGAGGGGCGCCTTAAGGCAAGGGGTTACCCTGAGGAGAAGATCGCTGAAAACCTTGAGGCCGAGGCCCTGGACGTCTGCCTGGTGGAGGCTGTTGAGATCCATGGTGATAGGGTCCATGAGGTTGATACAACCGGCAGATCAGCCAGGGAGGTTGCAGAGATCATTATGGATATTATAAGTGGTTCCAGGGTGTGCCCGCCGGGTGGGGTTGACTTCTCAGGATGGCTCCTTGGTTGA
- a CDS encoding OBG GTPase family GTP-binding protein: protein MDIEEKIKRIEEEIQRTPYNKATAHHIGKLKAKISRLKEEALQRRSSSGKGKGFHIKKSGDSTVVLIGFPSVGKSTLLNELTNAESKVGEYQFTTLEIVPGVMEYRGAQIQIFDIPGIITGASRGKGRGREILSVARSADLIVIVLDVFNTDHMNVILRELRDVGIRPNETPPDVTVKRRKLGGVKLSSTVELTHLDERIIRSVLNEYGIHNADVLIREDITVDQFIDVMEANRAYIPAITVINKIDLVDESYLNHIKHEFPDALLISADRKLNIDGLREEIFNRLGLIRIYMKPQGQKADYSEPLIIKEGSTVGDVCQKLHRDFVRKFRHARVWGSSVKFDGQKVGIDHVLNDEDVLRIIIKK from the coding sequence ATGGATATCGAGGAGAAGATCAAAAGGATAGAAGAGGAGATACAGAGGACCCCCTACAACAAGGCCACAGCACACCATATAGGGAAACTGAAGGCAAAGATCTCCCGCCTGAAGGAGGAGGCACTCCAGCGAAGGTCGTCCTCAGGGAAGGGGAAGGGATTCCATATAAAAAAGTCAGGGGACTCCACCGTTGTCCTCATAGGTTTCCCCTCTGTCGGTAAATCCACCCTCCTCAACGAACTCACCAATGCAGAGTCAAAGGTTGGGGAGTACCAGTTCACAACCCTTGAAATAGTACCTGGTGTGATGGAGTACCGGGGGGCCCAGATACAGATCTTCGACATACCCGGGATAATCACAGGTGCTTCCCGCGGTAAGGGCCGTGGAAGGGAGATACTGTCGGTTGCAAGGAGCGCTGACCTCATAGTCATAGTCCTTGATGTCTTCAACACGGACCACATGAATGTGATCCTACGTGAACTTCGTGATGTTGGCATAAGGCCCAACGAGACGCCCCCTGATGTGACCGTGAAGAGGAGAAAGCTGGGTGGGGTGAAGCTATCATCAACAGTTGAACTGACCCACCTGGATGAGAGGATCATACGCTCTGTGCTCAATGAGTATGGCATCCACAATGCCGATGTGCTCATAAGGGAGGATATAACCGTTGACCAGTTCATAGATGTTATGGAGGCAAACCGTGCCTACATACCTGCCATCACAGTTATAAACAAGATAGACCTTGTGGATGAATCCTATCTGAACCATATAAAGCATGAATTCCCTGACGCCCTGCTGATATCTGCAGACAGGAAACTGAACATTGATGGGCTCAGGGAGGAAATATTTAACCGCCTTGGGCTTATAAGGATATACATGAAGCCACAGGGACAGAAGGCAGACTACAGTGAGCCTTTAATAATTAAAGAGGGTTCAACCGTTGGTGACGTGTGTCAGAAACTCCACAGAGACTTTGTCCGTAAATTCCGGCACGCCAGGGTCTGGGGCAGCTCGGTTAAATTTGACGGTCAGAAGGTCGGAATCGACCATGTCCTCAACGATGAGGATGTGCTGAGGATCATCATAAAGAAGTGA
- a CDS encoding STT3 domain-containing protein: MDIRNLLEKLKPFIIIILLFSAVFYIRAEASNIGGVPASAKDFYKDSDGLPYFSEMDSYYNYRLTMNYLTKGIMGDTLVDGKPYDLHSYYPPGRPVDYPPLIVYITSAAYRVANVFGDFSLKEVAFWMGALIGSLCVIPAYLFVRRITNDYGGVAAALVVGLVPTYVAHTYAGFFDTDMFNFVLPLLVFWFFTESMLAVDLKRKTAYALAAAVSVLVFSAAWVGYIFYLAVLVAFIIVYSVISRYVLGEKPDREFTGKVDWLLHQREIFPLLVLLIGGGILIGIFGGFSSLAGAVTGLVSTTQIQATAQTTAYPNVYVSVSELQIPEFITTGAGAKNLFMPGQGSVVGGVGGLLVFLLGVLGVGALLWKYREPEVQVKEADRKIKAGKKSKFIKRQKIKPSDSERKHRYLLYAVLMAVWLVMSGYAVTKGSRFIPTFAIPLGLSAGIFTGFLVEYLRENIKTTSSIALVAFVAAIAIAMPFGVSVAVKLLAGVIAAGFIYVVRKPEVRAPVMMALVVLAVVAPSVSGAHSLTSAVAPGTDDGMWKSMEWIKKNTSKDTVVMSWWDFGHLFAVAADRPVTFDGGSQNTPRAYWIGKALTTSNETLSRGILTMLSSSGDLAYETLDNYTNDSGKTAEILTSTLGLSRDDARAVMTGRYGLTEKEADSVLRYSHPSKPKPFVLVLSSDMLGKAPWWTYFGTWDFKKKTGSRYGYYPSMGSSKPQVVNNTTVIQTVNTMVEDNLVGTIIEKKGNTTNATIAIGNNRTVQRINPHKLIIIDGNLLVRNEIVDSNAQLSLIVIGSGNQYTTVIMNRELEDAVFTKLFLLGGFNQTSFKFLHQEPGVLLWTAA; this comes from the coding sequence CTCACCAAGGGCATAATGGGGGATACCCTTGTCGATGGCAAACCCTACGACCTCCACTCCTACTACCCCCCTGGAAGACCCGTTGATTACCCTCCACTCATAGTGTACATAACCTCCGCTGCCTACAGGGTGGCAAACGTCTTTGGAGACTTCAGCCTCAAGGAGGTGGCCTTCTGGATGGGGGCCCTAATAGGTTCCCTCTGCGTAATCCCTGCCTACCTCTTCGTCAGGAGAATCACCAATGACTACGGCGGTGTTGCGGCAGCCCTTGTGGTTGGACTGGTCCCCACCTACGTTGCCCACACCTACGCCGGTTTCTTTGACACCGACATGTTCAACTTCGTGCTTCCACTGCTGGTGTTCTGGTTCTTCACAGAGAGCATGCTTGCAGTGGACCTGAAAAGGAAAACAGCCTATGCGCTTGCAGCTGCAGTTTCAGTGCTTGTATTCTCAGCTGCATGGGTCGGTTACATATTCTATCTGGCCGTTCTGGTGGCCTTCATCATAGTTTACTCCGTGATCTCAAGGTACGTTCTGGGTGAGAAACCAGATAGAGAGTTCACGGGTAAGGTTGACTGGCTGCTGCATCAGCGCGAGATATTCCCACTTCTGGTTCTCCTCATAGGTGGCGGGATTCTCATAGGCATATTCGGAGGATTTTCCAGCCTGGCCGGTGCCGTGACGGGTCTTGTGAGCACCACCCAGATACAGGCAACGGCCCAGACAACAGCCTACCCCAACGTGTATGTGTCAGTTTCAGAGCTGCAGATCCCTGAATTCATAACCACAGGGGCCGGGGCAAAGAACCTCTTCATGCCAGGACAGGGATCAGTTGTCGGTGGTGTTGGTGGCCTTCTGGTATTCCTTCTCGGTGTACTGGGTGTCGGAGCCCTCCTGTGGAAATACCGAGAGCCAGAGGTTCAGGTTAAGGAAGCTGACAGGAAGATTAAGGCAGGCAAGAAGAGCAAATTCATTAAAAGGCAAAAAATCAAGCCCTCCGACAGCGAAAGGAAGCACCGTTATCTCCTATACGCTGTCCTCATGGCCGTATGGCTGGTGATGAGTGGATACGCTGTCACGAAGGGTTCAAGGTTCATACCAACCTTTGCAATACCCCTGGGACTCTCAGCAGGGATATTCACTGGATTCCTGGTTGAATACCTAAGAGAAAATATTAAGACAACATCCTCCATTGCACTGGTTGCCTTTGTGGCCGCAATCGCCATTGCAATGCCCTTCGGTGTCTCAGTTGCTGTTAAGCTCCTTGCAGGGGTGATTGCAGCTGGATTCATATACGTGGTCAGGAAGCCAGAGGTTAGGGCCCCTGTCATGATGGCCCTTGTTGTCCTGGCGGTGGTGGCCCCCTCTGTGAGCGGAGCGCATTCACTGACATCAGCTGTTGCCCCAGGCACAGATGATGGGATGTGGAAATCAATGGAATGGATCAAGAAGAACACCAGCAAGGACACCGTGGTCATGTCATGGTGGGACTTCGGCCACCTCTTTGCTGTTGCAGCCGACAGGCCCGTGACATTCGACGGTGGTTCACAGAACACCCCAAGGGCTTACTGGATCGGTAAGGCGCTGACAACCAGTAACGAGACACTCTCAAGGGGCATACTCACAATGCTATCATCCAGCGGGGACCTTGCCTATGAAACCCTCGACAACTACACAAATGACAGTGGTAAAACCGCCGAGATACTGACATCCACCCTGGGACTTTCAAGGGATGATGCCAGGGCAGTCATGACGGGACGCTACGGCCTCACAGAGAAGGAGGCTGACAGTGTACTCAGATACTCACACCCATCAAAACCAAAGCCCTTCGTGCTTGTACTCAGCTCTGACATGCTCGGAAAGGCACCATGGTGGACATATTTCGGAACCTGGGACTTCAAGAAGAAAACAGGGTCAAGGTACGGCTACTATCCATCAATGGGAAGTTCAAAGCCCCAGGTTGTGAACAACACAACCGTGATCCAGACCGTCAACACAATGGTGGAGGACAACCTGGTTGGAACCATCATAGAGAAGAAAGGCAATACGACAAACGCAACGATAGCCATCGGTAACAACAGGACCGTTCAGAGGATAAACCCCCACAAACTCATAATAATTGATGGTAACCTCCTTGTCAGAAATGAGATTGTGGACAGCAACGCCCAGCTCAGCCTCATTGTCATTGGAAGCGGAAATCAGTACACAACTGTGATAATGAACAGGGAACTGGAAGACGCGGTGTTCACGAAACTGTTCCTGCTGGGTGGATTCAACCAGACATCCTTTAAGTTCCTTCATCAGGAACCAGGTGTGCTGCTGTGGACAGCAGCATAA
- a CDS encoding sulfide-dependent adenosine diphosphate thiazole synthase codes for MKLDDIKISRAIVEGYMEELLDYMDMDVAIGGGGPSGLTAGYYLARAGLKVALFERKLSIGGGMWGGGMMFNKIVVQDEGKEILDEFGVRSRPYDEGYHVADSVEATSTLCSRACQAGLKIFNLMSIEDVMIRDEGITGLVLNWSSVEMAGLHVDPLTVRAGAVIDATGHDCEIVKVVERKIGPELNTADGRIQGERSMWADVGEAALIENTREVYPNLYVAGMASNAVYGAPRMGPIFGGMLVSGRRVAEMIIEKLK; via the coding sequence ATGAAACTTGATGATATAAAAATTTCAAGAGCCATTGTTGAAGGATACATGGAGGAACTCCTGGACTACATGGACATGGACGTTGCGATTGGTGGAGGGGGACCCTCCGGACTTACAGCAGGTTACTACCTTGCAAGGGCGGGCCTGAAGGTTGCCCTGTTTGAGAGAAAACTCTCCATAGGTGGGGGTATGTGGGGAGGCGGTATGATGTTCAACAAGATCGTTGTCCAGGATGAGGGTAAGGAGATCCTGGATGAGTTCGGTGTAAGGTCAAGACCCTATGATGAGGGATACCACGTTGCAGACTCTGTTGAGGCAACATCAACCCTCTGCTCAAGGGCATGCCAGGCAGGACTCAAGATATTCAACCTCATGAGCATAGAGGATGTTATGATCCGTGATGAGGGCATAACGGGTCTTGTGCTTAACTGGAGCTCTGTTGAGATGGCCGGACTCCACGTTGATCCCCTCACCGTGAGGGCGGGGGCGGTTATAGATGCAACTGGCCATGACTGTGAGATAGTGAAGGTTGTGGAGCGGAAGATAGGCCCTGAACTCAACACAGCTGATGGCAGGATACAGGGTGAGAGGTCAATGTGGGCAGATGTGGGTGAGGCCGCCCTCATAGAGAACACCCGTGAGGTTTACCCCAACCTCTATGTGGCCGGTATGGCGAGCAACGCAGTTTACGGCGCCCCACGTATGGGCCCCATATTCGGGGGTATGCTGGTCTCAGGTCGAAGGGTTGCAGAGATGATAATTGAAAAGCTGAAATAA
- a CDS encoding CBS domain-containing protein: MRVEDVMVTDVDTIDISASLEDVLRNYVENGKGSSVVVKDGVKVGIVTTWDVLEAIAEGDDLGEVKVWEVMERDLVTVPPGATLKEAAERMVKNVVWRLLVEDDDEIIGVVSATDILRAKMAKRY; the protein is encoded by the coding sequence ATGAGGGTTGAGGACGTTATGGTTACAGATGTTGACACCATTGACATATCGGCCAGCCTTGAGGATGTTCTCAGGAACTATGTTGAGAACGGCAAGGGTAGCTCGGTTGTTGTCAAGGATGGTGTCAAGGTTGGAATTGTAACCACCTGGGACGTGCTTGAGGCAATTGCCGAGGGGGATGATCTTGGAGAGGTCAAGGTATGGGAGGTCATGGAGAGGGACCTTGTCACAGTCCCGCCAGGGGCAACCCTGAAGGAGGCCGCTGAGAGGATGGTCAAGAACGTTGTCTGGCGCCTCCTGGTTGAGGATGATGACGAGATAATCGGTGTGGTCAGTGCAACAGACATACTCAGGGCCAAGATGGCCAAACGCTACTGA